In Sphingobacteriaceae bacterium, the following proteins share a genomic window:
- a CDS encoding aldehyde dehydrogenase (catalyzes the oxidation of acetaldehyde, benzaldehyde, propionaldehyde and other aldehydes) produces MENLAKRPKFKDKYDNYIGGKFVPPVKGVYFDNSSPIDGKVFTKAARSGAEDIELALDAAHKAFATWSKTSATVRSNMLLKIAQVIEDNLEYLATVECIDNGKAIRECRAADLPLVVDHFRYFAGVLRGEEGTISEHDENTVSINLHEPLGVVAQIIPWNFPLLMATWKIAPALAAGCCTVVKPAEQTPTSIMCLMELIGDILPPGVLNIVTGFGPEAGKPLATSPRIAKVSFTGETTTGRLILQYASENIIPATMELGGKSPNIFFESVGDADDDFFDKAVEGAVLFALNQGEVCTCPSRILVHEKIHDKFIKRVVERTKAIKIGNPLDGTVMMGAQASNDQYEKILSYLKIGKDEGAEVLTGGDANKLPADLGGGFYIQPTIFKGTNKMRIFQEEIFGPVVCVTTFKTTEEAIEIANDTLYGLGAGVWTRDAHELYQVPRAIKAGRVWVNNYHAYPAHAPFGGYKKSGFGRENHKMMLEHYRQTKNMLISYDKKKLGFF; encoded by the coding sequence ATGGAAAATTTAGCAAAAAGACCAAAGTTCAAAGACAAGTATGATAACTACATCGGTGGGAAATTTGTTCCGCCTGTAAAAGGAGTTTATTTTGACAACAGTTCTCCGATTGACGGAAAAGTATTTACCAAAGCAGCCCGTTCGGGTGCCGAGGACATAGAATTAGCGCTTGATGCCGCCCATAAAGCTTTTGCAACATGGAGTAAAACTTCTGCCACTGTGCGTAGTAACATGTTGTTGAAAATAGCGCAGGTTATTGAAGACAATCTTGAATATCTTGCCACTGTAGAATGTATCGACAATGGAAAAGCCATCCGTGAATGTCGCGCTGCCGATCTTCCACTAGTAGTTGATCATTTTCGTTACTTCGCAGGTGTGCTGCGTGGTGAGGAAGGAACTATTTCTGAGCACGATGAAAATACGGTAAGTATTAATTTGCATGAACCCTTAGGAGTGGTTGCACAAATCATCCCATGGAATTTCCCATTACTAATGGCTACCTGGAAAATAGCCCCAGCTTTAGCCGCAGGCTGCTGCACAGTTGTTAAACCAGCCGAACAAACGCCAACTTCCATCATGTGCCTGATGGAATTAATCGGTGACATTTTACCTCCGGGTGTTTTAAACATTGTAACAGGTTTTGGTCCTGAAGCGGGAAAACCATTAGCGACTTCTCCACGTATTGCAAAAGTTTCTTTTACAGGCGAAACTACTACCGGACGTTTAATTCTTCAATACGCTTCTGAAAACATCATTCCTGCAACCATGGAATTAGGTGGAAAATCGCCGAACATTTTCTTTGAATCGGTTGGTGACGCAGATGATGATTTTTTTGACAAAGCCGTTGAAGGAGCAGTATTATTCGCTTTAAATCAAGGAGAAGTTTGCACATGTCCTTCGCGTATTTTAGTTCACGAAAAAATTCACGACAAGTTTATAAAGCGTGTGGTAGAACGAACCAAAGCAATTAAAATTGGTAATCCTCTGGATGGTACAGTGATGATGGGCGCCCAGGCTTCTAACGACCAGTATGAAAAAATTCTTTCGTATTTAAAAATAGGTAAAGACGAGGGCGCTGAAGTTTTAACAGGTGGAGATGCAAATAAGCTACCAGCAGACCTGGGTGGTGGATTTTATATTCAACCAACCATTTTTAAAGGCACAAATAAAATGCGCATTTTCCAGGAAGAAATTTTTGGACCTGTGGTTTGTGTAACAACATTTAAAACAACGGAAGAAGCCATCGAAATTGCAAACGACACATTGTATGGTTTAGGCGCCGGGGTTTGGACAAGAGACGCGCATGAACTTTATCAAGTGCCAAGAGCTATTAAAGCGGGCCGTGTGTGGGTAAATAACTACCACGCCTACCCGGCTCACGCTCCATTCGGAGGCTATAAAAAATCCGGTTTCGGCAGAGAAAACCACAAGATGATGTTAGAACATTACCGTCAGACCAAAAACATGTTAATTTCTTACGATAAAAAGAAATTAGGCTTCTTTTAG
- a CDS encoding UDP-glucose 4-epimerase, whose product MQKLKRIHATPAAMDLIHSLQKEFGQLMFHQSGGCCDGSSPMCFVKGDFKVGYSDVGLGHIEDIEFWMNKDQFEYWQHTELTLDVVKGRGSSFSIEIPTGKRFMIHSRMYSDEESKNLEPLFFKED is encoded by the coding sequence ATGCAAAAACTTAAACGCATACACGCAACACCCGCTGCAATGGATTTAATTCATTCTTTGCAAAAAGAGTTCGGACAACTTATGTTTCACCAGAGTGGCGGCTGCTGTGACGGCTCCTCTCCCATGTGCTTTGTTAAAGGAGATTTTAAAGTGGGGTACAGTGATGTTGGTTTGGGGCATATAGAAGATATTGAGTTCTGGATGAACAAGGATCAGTTCGAATACTGGCAACACACCGAATTAACACTTGACGTTGTTAAAGGGCGCGGATCAAGCTTCTCCATTGAGATTCCCACGGGCAAACGTTTTATGATACACTCACGGATGTATAGTGATGAGGAAAGTAAAAATTTAGAACCGCTATTTTTTAAGGAAGATTAG
- a CDS encoding RNA polymerase subunit sigma, with translation MRQLKITKSITNRDAASLDKYLADISRLPLITSDEETVLAQKIRAGDMDALEKLTLANLRFVVSVAKQYQNQGLSLPDLINEGNVGLIKAAKRFDETRGFKFISYGVWWIRQAIIQAVSEQSRVIRLPLNKIGVLNKIKKAQSVLEQKLERPASISEIAEVLEMPEAEIGVTMRASSWHISTDALLPGNEDQTIMELISNPDAAKPDDELMVSSLQFEVQRVLGTLTEREKDVIVLFYGIGVACPITLEEIGEKYDLTRERVRQIKEKAIRKLRMASKNKILKSYLG, from the coding sequence ATGAGGCAACTCAAAATTACAAAATCCATTACCAACCGCGATGCGGCTTCTCTCGATAAATACCTGGCAGACATTTCCAGGCTTCCTTTAATTACCAGTGATGAAGAAACTGTACTTGCCCAGAAAATAAGGGCCGGAGACATGGATGCATTAGAAAAATTAACCCTCGCCAATTTAAGATTTGTAGTGTCTGTAGCCAAGCAATATCAAAATCAAGGTCTGAGCCTGCCCGATCTTATTAACGAAGGCAATGTGGGTTTAATAAAAGCGGCAAAGCGTTTTGATGAAACGAGAGGATTCAAATTTATTTCTTATGGCGTGTGGTGGATTCGCCAGGCCATTATTCAAGCCGTTTCTGAACAATCACGCGTTATTCGTTTGCCCCTGAATAAAATTGGAGTTCTGAATAAAATAAAAAAAGCGCAGAGTGTTTTAGAACAAAAACTAGAACGTCCTGCGAGTATCTCCGAAATAGCAGAAGTTCTTGAAATGCCGGAAGCTGAAATTGGCGTTACAATGCGAGCCTCCAGCTGGCATATTTCTACCGACGCGTTGTTGCCTGGAAATGAAGATCAAACGATCATGGAGCTTATTTCAAATCCAGACGCGGCTAAACCCGACGATGAACTGATGGTTTCTTCTCTGCAGTTTGAAGTGCAAAGAGTTTTAGGGACTCTCACAGAAAGAGAAAAAGATGTTATTGTATTGTTTTACGGCATTGGAGTAGCTTGTCCTATTACACTTGAAGAAATTGGCGAAAAATACGATCTCACACGCGAAAGGGTAAGACAAATTAAAGAGAAAGCAATTCGTAAATTACGCATGGCTTCCAAAAATAAAATCTTAAAGAGTTACCTCGGTTAA
- a CDS encoding general stress protein CsbD gives MTDLTSMKENWTVIKARLRQKYGILTESDLVWVDGKHDDLLRKLNIILGVSQEDIQKFISES, from the coding sequence ATGACAGATCTAACGAGTATGAAAGAAAATTGGACCGTAATAAAAGCGCGTTTGAGACAGAAGTATGGCATACTTACCGAAAGCGACCTGGTATGGGTAGACGGCAAGCACGATGACCTTCTTCGTAAGCTTAACATTATTTTAGGTGTTTCTCAGGAAGATATTCAAAAATTTATTTCTGAATCTTAA
- a CDS encoding 3-oxoacyl-ACP synthase produces MNIMITGMGSYVPRNRVTNVSFSEHSFYESGGKAFSETHEAIARKFKDITGISERRYADNDQLMSDMAVIAGRLALEDAKVDPETLDGIILAHTCGNVPFGSSQADILPAIASRIKHELRIKNPACIAYDVIFGCPGWVQGLILARQSIIADNTKRFLVIGAETLSRVIDPHDRDSMIYADGAGAGVVELVEGDEKRGIISTAALTYTYDEFDYLSFNVSNKEGYAPEKRYLKMQGKKIYEFALKHVPGAMKTCFDKSGYGIKDLKKIFIHQANEKMDKAIIREFYRMYNLDVFPEEVLPMNIHLLGNSSVATIPTLLDMVLKNQQADHSLTKGDVILFASVGAGMNVNAVTYVV; encoded by the coding sequence ATGAATATAATGATTACAGGTATGGGAAGTTATGTACCCCGCAACAGAGTAACGAATGTAAGTTTCAGCGAGCATTCTTTTTATGAGAGTGGCGGTAAAGCATTTTCTGAAACGCACGAGGCTATAGCACGTAAATTCAAGGATATTACCGGTATAAGTGAACGGCGGTATGCAGATAATGATCAGCTAATGTCTGACATGGCAGTTATTGCAGGAAGACTTGCTCTGGAAGACGCCAAGGTTGATCCTGAAACACTCGACGGTATAATTTTAGCGCATACCTGTGGAAACGTTCCATTTGGTTCTTCGCAGGCAGATATTCTACCAGCCATTGCCTCGCGCATAAAACACGAATTGAGAATTAAAAATCCTGCATGTATTGCGTATGACGTTATATTCGGCTGTCCAGGCTGGGTGCAGGGTTTAATATTGGCACGCCAATCTATTATTGCTGATAATACAAAGCGGTTCTTAGTAATAGGTGCCGAAACACTTTCAAGAGTTATAGATCCCCATGACCGCGATTCGATGATTTACGCCGATGGTGCAGGTGCAGGTGTTGTTGAGCTGGTAGAGGGAGATGAGAAAAGAGGCATAATAAGCACGGCAGCTTTAACTTACACCTATGACGAATTTGATTACCTGAGTTTTAATGTGTCAAATAAAGAAGGTTATGCGCCTGAGAAGCGTTACCTGAAAATGCAGGGCAAAAAAATTTATGAGTTTGCGCTTAAACACGTTCCCGGTGCCATGAAAACCTGTTTCGATAAATCGGGTTATGGAATTAAGGATCTGAAAAAAATCTTCATTCATCAGGCAAACGAAAAAATGGACAAAGCTATCATAAGAGAGTTTTACCGGATGTATAATCTTGATGTATTTCCCGAAGAGGTATTGCCAATGAATATTCATTTGCTCGGAAATAGTTCGGTTGCTACAATTCCCACACTTCTGGATATGGTTTTAAAGAATCAGCAGGCAGACCATAGTTTAACGAAGGGTGACGTTATCTTATTTGCATCTGTTGGAGCAGGAATGAATGTTAATGCCGTTACCTATGTGGTATAA